Proteins encoded by one window of Salicibibacter halophilus:
- a CDS encoding menaquinol-cytochrome c reductase cytochrome b/c subunit has product MHRGKGMRFVTDSRIPEREHRMENIPKDYSEYPGKTEAFFPNYLLKEWLVGAVFLIGFLCLTAAHPAPLEREADPTDTSYIPLPDWFFLFLYQLLKYQYASGDFDVLGTVVLPGLAFGALLLAPWLDKGPERRLSQRPIATAMMTLAVVSVVYLTWESVDQHDWAADAEQAALDDDDIYEVDQAHEGYEIYQSQGCISCHGENLEGNPGVRGPDLYELPYDVEGVAEISVHGIGEMPPDMFDGSDEELQVLSEYIVDGGGVNEELEYLDEDDVDADDMDDEEDEDEEDAEEEA; this is encoded by the coding sequence TTCGGAATACCCCGGCAAGACAGAGGCTTTTTTCCCGAACTATTTGCTGAAGGAATGGCTTGTCGGCGCTGTATTTCTCATCGGCTTTCTCTGTTTAACGGCCGCTCATCCGGCGCCGCTTGAACGGGAAGCGGACCCTACTGATACAAGCTATATCCCATTGCCGGACTGGTTTTTCCTGTTTTTGTACCAACTGCTAAAATACCAATATGCATCCGGTGACTTTGATGTTTTGGGGACGGTTGTTCTCCCCGGTCTCGCCTTCGGTGCCTTATTGTTGGCACCGTGGTTGGACAAAGGGCCGGAGCGAAGATTATCGCAACGGCCGATTGCAACCGCGATGATGACACTCGCCGTAGTGAGTGTGGTTTACCTAACCTGGGAATCGGTCGACCAGCATGACTGGGCAGCCGATGCAGAGCAGGCGGCCCTGGATGATGATGACATCTATGAAGTTGATCAAGCCCACGAGGGCTATGAGATCTATCAGTCACAGGGTTGTATATCCTGTCACGGGGAAAACTTGGAAGGGAACCCCGGAGTCAGAGGCCCGGATCTATATGAGCTACCTTATGACGTGGAAGGCGTTGCCGAAATTTCCGTCCACGGTATCGGAGAAATGCCGCCGGATATGTTTGATGGATCGGATGAAGAATTACAAGTTCTCTCCGAATACATTGTTGACGGGGGCGGCGTGAATGAAGAACTGGAATACTTGGATGAAGATGACGTCGACGCGGATGACATGGACGATGAAGAGGACGAGGACGAAGAAGATGCGGAAGAAGAAGCATAG
- a CDS encoding DUF1405 domain-containing protein, with amino-acid sequence MNWQNYMLIASHFGMALQAVLFLPYYRIKPWHLVVVGIWTVHNDIIDYVYGMHPWVSPVLMPYIDTIGYFTFWLGLAAIAVVYFFNVRHHRYRLSLPR; translated from the coding sequence GTGAATTGGCAAAATTACATGCTGATTGCCTCTCATTTTGGTATGGCCTTGCAGGCGGTGTTGTTTTTGCCTTATTACCGCATTAAACCTTGGCATCTTGTCGTTGTAGGGATTTGGACGGTACATAACGATATTATTGATTATGTTTATGGGATGCACCCTTGGGTTAGTCCGGTTTTGATGCCTTATATCGACACAATAGGCTATTTTACTTTTTGGCTCGGGTTGGCAGCAATCGCGGTTGTTTACTTTTTCAATGTGCGCCATCACCGATACCGCCTATCTTTGCCCCGTTAA
- a CDS encoding sporulation protein YpjB — MRGWLIMLAAVIFLIGIGAEQEEQGQEDWAYIDAEAEEIVTLVQSENYEEGRARLQALADDLTAADYEAMALDVHDMGTIIMSYERLAGGLTEVSLARDERLAEAMGFHYAVDAVLHPENPKWKETRHDVEEQLAQLRDAASEGGSSFQHAWNDWRKTFEMIHPAATLRLSPSEREEVRTLVSFMDEHSHRLKDEKEAQPFFDALEKQMIRLYEGDIEENDPSLITVIAIVGGAILLSLSYAGWKKYRGEARRGGRRRDR, encoded by the coding sequence GTGCGCGGCTGGTTAATCATGCTTGCGGCGGTGATCTTTCTCATAGGTATCGGCGCGGAGCAGGAAGAACAAGGACAGGAAGATTGGGCGTACATCGATGCCGAAGCCGAAGAAATCGTTACACTCGTTCAATCTGAAAATTACGAAGAAGGGCGTGCCCGTCTGCAGGCACTTGCTGATGATTTAACAGCAGCAGACTATGAAGCAATGGCATTGGATGTTCACGATATGGGCACGATTATAATGAGTTATGAACGCTTGGCAGGCGGGCTGACGGAGGTCTCGCTTGCTCGGGATGAACGGCTTGCAGAGGCGATGGGTTTTCATTATGCTGTTGATGCCGTCCTTCATCCGGAGAATCCGAAGTGGAAAGAAACAAGGCATGATGTGGAAGAACAATTGGCTCAGTTACGGGATGCCGCGTCAGAAGGGGGGAGTTCATTTCAACATGCGTGGAATGATTGGAGGAAAACATTTGAAATGATTCATCCTGCGGCAACGTTACGGTTGTCGCCATCCGAACGGGAAGAAGTACGGACGCTTGTTTCATTTATGGATGAGCATAGCCACCGTTTAAAAGATGAAAAGGAAGCGCAACCGTTTTTTGATGCGTTGGAAAAGCAAATGATCCGCTTATACGAAGGCGATATTGAGGAAAACGACCCATCCCTCATCACTGTCATTGCCATTGTTGGCGGGGCTATCCTGCTTTCGTTATCGTATGCCGGTTGGAAAAAATATCGGGGAGA
- a CDS encoding DUF1405 domain-containing protein yields the protein MRVFIGFLARPSMLWVLLLINGGGTLYGFYWYEGQLAQTPGYFVPFVPDSPTASLFFTGVLAAFLLRKHIGLLEAFAAVTLIKYGIWAVVMNAGADLMGGR from the coding sequence TTGCGAGTATTCATTGGTTTTTTAGCCCGTCCGTCCATGCTGTGGGTGTTATTATTGATTAATGGCGGGGGTACATTGTATGGATTTTATTGGTATGAAGGGCAACTTGCGCAAACACCGGGTTATTTTGTGCCTTTTGTGCCGGATAGTCCAACCGCCAGTTTGTTTTTCACCGGAGTTTTGGCGGCATTTCTTTTACGCAAACATATCGGATTATTGGAAGCTTTCGCGGCAGTCACGCTCATTAAATACGGCATTTGGGCGGTTGTCATGAATGCGGGTGCCGATCTTATGGGGGGGCGGTGA